The Pseudomonas sp. FP198 genomic interval ATTTTCCCGGCGAGACCGAAGAGGTTGATTGCCTGCGCATCAACCAGTGGGTCGAGCGCTCGGTAAGCCAGTGTCCCGAGCAATACCTCTGGGCCCACCGGCGCTTCAAGACCCGGCCGCCCGGCGAGCCGAAGCTGTACGATAAACGCGGTTGATCATATAGCCCTATGACTGAACACGGAGTATCGCGATGACCCCAGCTGAACCGGTAACAGGTTTGATTCTTTCCGGCGGCGGGGCTCGAGCGGCGTATCAGGTCGGTGTATTGGCAGCGATTGCCGAGTTGCTGCCGGAAGGCGGTCGCAACCCGTTTCCGGTGATTGTTGGTACCTCTGCCGGTGCGATCAATGCGGTCAGCCTGGCGAGCGGGGCGATGGACTTCAAGACCGCCATCGAACGCTTGACGGCCTTCTGGCAAGCCGTGTGCAGCCACCAGGTGATGCGCAGCGACTGGCGCGGGGTCATGGGCCAGGCGACACGGTTCATCGGCCATAGCCTGCTCGGCCTGGGAGCCAAGCTGCCGGTGGCGCTGATCGACAGTTCGCCGCTGCGCGAACTGCTCCAGGCGCAATTCCATGCCGCGGGTATCGAGCAGGCGATTGCCGAGCACCAATTGCGCGCGGTGGCGGTCACTGCGTTTGGCTACGAATCCGGCCAGGCGGTGACCTTCTATCAGGGCCGCGGCACCATCGACGCCTGGCTGCGTCATCGGCGTATCGGTGTGCCCACGCAGCTGTCGGTGGAACACCTGCTCGCCAGCTCGGCGATCCCTCTGCTGTTCGCGCCGGTGAAGATCGGCCCGCAATATTTCGGCGACGGCGCGGTGCGCCAATCGGCACCCATCAGCCCGGCCCTGCACCTGGGGGCCAACCGCGTGCTGGTCATCGGCGTCAGCGGCAACCCGCGCGGCGTGTCGGCCCAGGATCCGCTGGAACGCAGCTACACCGGCCTGCAGCCGACCCTGGCGCAGATCGGCGGGCACATGCTCAACAGCACGTTCATCGATAGCCTGGAAAGCGACATCGAACTGCTTGAGCGCCTGAACAGGTTCAGCCACATGCTGCCAGACGATGTGCCGGCCCACGCCCTCGGCGCGGCACCGGTGGAGGTGCTGGTGATTTCCCCGAGCCAGCCGATCGACGAAATTGCCGCGCGCCATCGCCAGGAGCTGCCCCGAGCGTTGCGGGTATTTTTGCGTGGGCCGGGTGCGACCAAGACCAGCGGTGCGAGTGTGTTGAGTTATCTGTTATTCGAGAAAGGCTATTGCAGCGAACTGATCGAGCTGGGGCGACAGGATGCCCTGGCGCAACGCGAGGCCTTGATCCGGTTTCTGAGGCTGGCCCAGCCCGAGGTTGCGCTCGGCCTCGCGGTGAATTGACCGGGCGACGCCAGACCGGTCTGGGCAGTCCTTTCCTTCCTTTCCTATCCGCGCGAGGCTGATCACTCGGCCTTGTTCTGCGCCTCTTCAAGCTCCTTCAGGCGCTTATCGATCAGTTGGCATTTGTCCGGTACGTCCTTGCTGGACGTTTCCAGGTTCATCGCCTGCAATTCTTCATTCATTTCCTTGGCCTTGGCCGGATCCTGTTCGGTGAGCTTGGTCACTTTATCCG includes:
- a CDS encoding patatin-like phospholipase family protein; this translates as MTPAEPVTGLILSGGGARAAYQVGVLAAIAELLPEGGRNPFPVIVGTSAGAINAVSLASGAMDFKTAIERLTAFWQAVCSHQVMRSDWRGVMGQATRFIGHSLLGLGAKLPVALIDSSPLRELLQAQFHAAGIEQAIAEHQLRAVAVTAFGYESGQAVTFYQGRGTIDAWLRHRRIGVPTQLSVEHLLASSAIPLLFAPVKIGPQYFGDGAVRQSAPISPALHLGANRVLVIGVSGNPRGVSAQDPLERSYTGLQPTLAQIGGHMLNSTFIDSLESDIELLERLNRFSHMLPDDVPAHALGAAPVEVLVISPSQPIDEIAARHRQELPRALRVFLRGPGATKTSGASVLSYLLFEKGYCSELIELGRQDALAQREALIRFLRLAQPEVALGLAVN